One Luteolibacter yonseiensis genomic window carries:
- a CDS encoding isoprenyl transferase, translating to MATQPDIPRHVAIIMDGNGRWAKQRGLPRLEGHRAGAESVREVMEASIELGVEYLTLYAFSSENWNRPAAEVTALMGLLDRFLKEKAKDLDRQNVRLLAIGQLDRLPAKTRALIEQIQERTTNHTALTLVLALSYGSREEIVSAAKSLASDAVAGIIDPTDITNELFASRLHTAGMPDPDLLIRTSGEMRVSNFLLWQISYAEMVIVKKFWPEFRQGDLFEAVQEYQRRHRRFGAL from the coding sequence ATGGCTACCCAGCCCGACATCCCCCGCCACGTCGCCATCATCATGGATGGCAACGGACGCTGGGCGAAGCAACGCGGGCTTCCGAGGCTTGAAGGACATCGCGCGGGGGCAGAATCCGTAAGGGAGGTGATGGAGGCCAGCATCGAGCTGGGTGTGGAGTACCTCACCTTATACGCGTTTTCCTCGGAAAACTGGAATCGTCCCGCGGCCGAGGTCACGGCCCTGATGGGTTTGCTCGACCGGTTTCTCAAGGAGAAGGCCAAGGATCTGGACCGTCAGAACGTGCGGCTGCTTGCCATCGGCCAGCTCGACAGACTGCCCGCAAAAACCCGTGCGTTGATCGAACAGATCCAGGAACGCACGACCAACCACACCGCCCTGACACTGGTTCTGGCGCTGTCCTATGGCAGCCGCGAGGAAATCGTATCGGCCGCTAAATCTTTGGCATCAGATGCGGTGGCAGGGATAATCGACCCCACGGATATCACCAACGAACTCTTCGCCTCGCGTCTTCATACGGCGGGAATGCCTGACCCCGACCTTTTGATCCGCACCTCCGGCGAAATGCGGGTATCCAACTTCCTGCTTTGGCAGATCAGCTATGCGGAGATGGTGATCGTTAAAAAATTCTGGCCGGAATTCCGCCAAGGCGACCTGTTTGAGGCCGTGCAGGAATACCAGCGGCGGCACCGGCGGTTCGGCGCGCTGTGA
- a CDS encoding PulJ/GspJ family protein produces MKTQRISSKKTGFTLVELLVAMFITTIIISVLVGITSIALDTWNRSRSELRAARQAKAMIDTMARDLESLVTRKGNTNEWLSAIADDSSIGQNLTSTNATKLIFFTAATDRYDGNIGGSDDRGGDVSCVAYQLEYKDPIGSTGAAGGTFDTFVLNRLLVNPDETFDKLLGETQTDPNKNVSTLEDVFNQNFSQDISDEQNFVCENIYQFSVTFYVQTSETSGGANPTTEVKNHLVKVDKNNNSFRILGTGIETEAPAGVTPATFAAGRVTAVQISTTVLSDFGVDQAKKRSFASDEAKAKFFSQNSFEYSKIIQIPSM; encoded by the coding sequence ATGAAAACCCAACGGATTTCCTCCAAAAAAACCGGCTTCACCTTGGTGGAGTTGTTGGTGGCCATGTTCATCACCACCATCATCATCTCGGTGTTGGTGGGCATCACCTCGATCGCCTTGGATACCTGGAACCGCAGCCGATCAGAGCTGCGCGCGGCGCGTCAGGCGAAAGCGATGATTGATACGATGGCACGCGATCTTGAATCACTGGTCACCCGCAAGGGCAATACGAACGAATGGCTTTCGGCGATCGCCGATGACAGTTCCATCGGTCAGAACCTCACCAGCACCAACGCCACGAAACTCATCTTCTTCACCGCCGCGACCGACCGCTATGACGGCAACATCGGCGGTTCGGACGACAGGGGCGGCGATGTTTCCTGCGTGGCATACCAGCTCGAATACAAGGATCCCATTGGTTCCACCGGTGCGGCGGGCGGAACCTTCGATACTTTCGTTCTGAACCGTTTGTTGGTGAATCCCGATGAGACGTTCGACAAGTTGCTCGGCGAGACCCAGACCGATCCCAACAAAAACGTTTCCACCCTGGAAGATGTGTTCAACCAGAATTTCTCACAGGATATTTCCGATGAGCAGAATTTCGTTTGTGAGAATATTTATCAGTTTTCCGTCACTTTCTACGTCCAGACTTCCGAAACCTCCGGCGGAGCGAATCCGACCACTGAAGTGAAGAATCACCTGGTGAAGGTGGATAAGAATAATAACAGCTTCCGCATCTTGGGCACCGGTATCGAGACCGAAGCTCCGGCTGGGGTTACTCCAGCCACATTTGCCGCAGGCCGTGTCACCGCAGTGCAGATCTCCACGACGGTTCTTTCCGACTTCGGCGTCGATCAAGCCAAAAAGCGGAGCTTTGCAAGCGACGAAGCAAAAGCCAAGTTCTTCAGCCAGAACTCCTTCGAATACTCGAAAATCATTCAGATTCCGAGCATGTGA
- a CDS encoding type II secretion system protein, with the protein MKSSPSSLHRGFTLLETVIAIGVLAVLLTGFMLVFSPAAEGIRKSINVQEADRLASALEQELVTLREGEETTDIATGFDKAFNFIEGSDTAADALLVYQYRGNADPTRVRTDGTPEPVASVKDKIPGKDFIVVSMARKASDNLFSNENTGDISAVEGAVYLVKCTQLVFGNGNNAGLELGDPGKIVDPKDTQNTASSGSTYSDAVIAFAADFYMLPAKNAAFFSGSAFANSFNNMKTPVFTRNLAVRR; encoded by the coding sequence ATGAAATCCTCACCTTCATCCCTTCATCGTGGATTCACCCTTCTGGAGACCGTCATCGCCATCGGTGTGCTGGCAGTCCTGCTGACGGGCTTCATGCTGGTGTTCTCACCTGCCGCCGAGGGCATCCGCAAGTCCATCAATGTGCAGGAGGCCGATCGCTTGGCATCCGCGCTCGAGCAAGAACTCGTCACCCTGAGAGAGGGGGAGGAGACCACGGACATCGCCACCGGTTTTGACAAGGCGTTCAATTTCATCGAAGGGTCCGACACCGCTGCCGACGCGTTGCTGGTCTATCAGTACCGGGGCAATGCGGATCCGACCCGTGTGAGGACGGACGGGACACCCGAGCCGGTCGCTTCGGTGAAGGACAAGATCCCGGGCAAGGATTTCATCGTTGTTTCCATGGCACGCAAAGCCAGTGACAACCTGTTCAGCAATGAAAATACCGGTGATATCTCCGCCGTTGAAGGAGCGGTTTACCTGGTGAAATGCACCCAGCTTGTTTTCGGCAACGGGAACAACGCGGGTCTCGAACTGGGTGATCCGGGCAAGATCGTGGATCCGAAGGACACGCAGAACACGGCGTCAAGCGGAAGCACCTATTCCGATGCGGTTATCGCCTTTGCCGCGGATTTCTACATGCTGCCGGCGAAAAACGCCGCCTTCTTCTCCGGTTCGGCATTCGCCAACAGCTTCAACAACATGAAGACTCCCGTCTTCACCCGCAATCTGGCCGTCCGCCGTTAA
- a CDS encoding pilus assembly FimT family protein gives MNSNDLNFSSRRQRDGFTLVEMLVVIVIMSILMTAGAIGIGNMGGKGVSSGVASAESLFDEARSIAVGQRIFARVLIAKDLTSSSSDNLRRMVVVAEELNPDGSRNLDAGGRPTRWVMSSRGALLPDQVYFSENFSKKGDGGSIEVEPLSGASNAYAGSYYAYEFNSEGICTTPGASFVIGTGSRNVNAPTEQPRVTSSGKRDFGGFVVWRNGRTSIYRSPEQISPTIKSLSTGSKF, from the coding sequence ATGAACTCAAACGATTTGAATTTTTCCTCACGGCGGCAACGCGACGGCTTCACGCTGGTCGAGATGCTGGTCGTCATTGTCATCATGTCCATTCTGATGACAGCCGGTGCCATCGGCATTGGTAACATGGGCGGCAAAGGGGTTTCGAGTGGTGTGGCGAGCGCGGAATCGTTGTTTGACGAAGCGCGTTCAATCGCGGTCGGCCAGCGCATTTTCGCCCGTGTTCTCATCGCCAAGGATCTGACCAGCTCCAGCAGTGACAACCTCCGCCGGATGGTTGTCGTTGCCGAAGAACTCAATCCGGACGGCAGCCGGAATCTGGATGCCGGTGGACGGCCTACCAGATGGGTGATGTCGAGCCGCGGCGCCTTGCTTCCGGATCAGGTGTATTTCAGTGAAAACTTCAGCAAAAAGGGAGACGGTGGAAGCATTGAAGTGGAACCCCTTTCCGGAGCTTCCAACGCATACGCGGGTTCCTATTATGCCTACGAATTCAATTCCGAAGGCATCTGCACCACACCCGGTGCCAGTTTTGTCATCGGGACCGGATCGCGCAATGTCAACGCTCCTACCGAGCAGCCTCGTGTGACGTCCTCGGGCAAAAGGGATTTCGGTGGTTTCGTGGTCTGGAGAAACGGCCGGACTTCGATCTATCGCAGCCCCGAGCAAATTTCCCCCACCATCAAATCCCTCAGCACAGGAAGCAAATTCTAA
- the galE gene encoding UDP-glucose 4-epimerase GalE, with the protein MIDQSAPILVTGGAGYIGSHTVRLLAGQGRKIVVLDNLVFGHDQAIIDESVELVVGEVGDQALVRSLFEKHQFGAVIHFAAYAYVGESVTNPLKYYQNNTAEPIKLLQVMQEFGCEVFVFSSTCATYGVPDKLPITETNQQNPINPYGMSKLMVERILADCDTAWGLRSACLRYFNASGCSPDGLIGEDHNPETHLIPRVMMAVTGEIEHVEVFGTDYDTPDGTCIRDYIHVDDLADAHARALDHLAAGGPSVRCNLGTGVGVSVKEIITAVEAVSGKTVPVKYGPRREGDPPSLVADPTLAKELLGWVATRRDIRDMVGPAWLWATGPHQGRYPENKNKA; encoded by the coding sequence ATGATTGATCAAAGCGCACCGATTCTCGTCACTGGAGGAGCTGGCTACATCGGCTCCCACACCGTCCGGCTCCTTGCGGGACAAGGCCGGAAAATCGTGGTACTGGACAATCTCGTATTCGGTCACGACCAAGCCATTATCGACGAATCCGTCGAGTTGGTGGTCGGTGAGGTGGGCGATCAGGCATTGGTGCGTTCCTTGTTTGAGAAACATCAGTTCGGCGCGGTGATTCATTTCGCCGCCTACGCCTATGTCGGAGAATCGGTGACGAACCCGCTGAAGTATTATCAGAACAACACCGCCGAGCCCATCAAGCTGCTCCAGGTCATGCAGGAATTCGGCTGTGAGGTTTTTGTTTTTTCCTCAACCTGTGCGACTTATGGTGTGCCGGACAAGCTCCCCATCACGGAGACGAACCAGCAGAACCCCATCAACCCGTATGGCATGAGCAAGCTGATGGTGGAGCGGATCCTCGCGGATTGCGACACAGCCTGGGGTCTTCGCAGCGCCTGCCTCCGTTACTTCAACGCCAGCGGATGTTCTCCGGACGGTCTGATCGGGGAGGATCACAACCCGGAAACCCACCTCATCCCACGGGTGATGATGGCTGTAACCGGGGAAATCGAGCATGTCGAGGTTTTCGGCACCGACTACGACACTCCGGACGGCACCTGCATCCGCGACTATATCCATGTGGACGACCTTGCCGACGCCCACGCCCGCGCGCTTGATCATCTCGCCGCAGGCGGGCCATCCGTCCGATGCAACCTTGGCACCGGAGTAGGAGTTTCGGTGAAAGAGATCATCACCGCTGTCGAGGCGGTCTCAGGGAAAACCGTCCCGGTGAAATACGGCCCTCGTCGTGAAGGAGATCCGCCATCCTTGGTCGCTGACCCGACTTTGGCAAAAGAACTGCTCGGCTGGGTCGCCACCCGGCGCGACATCCGCGACATGGTGGGTCCGGCATGGTTGTGGGCTACGGGTCCTCATCAAGGCCGATATCCCGAGAATAAAAACAAAGCGTAA
- a CDS encoding rhomboid family intramembrane serine protease encodes MNSSGAPFANAARNLRQLRSSPASWACVAVVLAIQLVVTAAGGPDQQPAWRWFEWFGLSRGGVLSGRIWQVFSYGLLHGGWIHVVMNSLLILLVGSRVEHMTGQATMMKAVIFGILGGGLGHLTLAPGGQGAPLLVGLSGGCLALLLLTTTLSPQSRMMPLFVSGRVLGFAVLTVELAMALMEPVMGIVGFSHVGHACHFGGGLAGWAYGRWLLRPRVSLKRLRRDRERREAGSIRRLD; translated from the coding sequence ATGAATTCATCGGGTGCTCCGTTTGCTAATGCCGCGCGCAACCTGCGCCAGCTCCGGAGCTCTCCAGCCTCCTGGGCTTGTGTGGCGGTGGTTCTGGCGATCCAATTGGTGGTCACCGCGGCAGGCGGCCCCGACCAGCAGCCTGCATGGAGATGGTTCGAATGGTTCGGTCTGAGTCGCGGCGGAGTCCTTTCAGGCCGAATCTGGCAGGTTTTCAGCTACGGCCTGCTGCATGGCGGGTGGATCCACGTGGTGATGAATTCGCTGCTGATCCTGCTCGTCGGTTCACGGGTTGAGCACATGACGGGACAGGCGACCATGATGAAAGCCGTGATTTTCGGAATTTTGGGTGGAGGTTTGGGCCACCTGACGCTTGCCCCGGGCGGGCAAGGAGCCCCGTTGCTTGTCGGACTTTCAGGAGGGTGTCTCGCGCTGTTGCTGCTGACGACGACACTCTCTCCGCAGTCCCGGATGATGCCGTTGTTTGTGTCCGGTCGGGTTCTGGGATTTGCTGTCCTGACCGTGGAACTGGCCATGGCCTTGATGGAGCCGGTCATGGGAATCGTCGGATTTTCCCACGTGGGACATGCCTGCCACTTTGGCGGCGGGCTGGCCGGCTGGGCTTATGGCCGCTGGCTCTTACGCCCCCGGGTTTCCCTGAAACGCCTCCGCCGCGACAGGGAGCGGCGGGAGGCGGGGAGTATCCGGCGTCTGGATTGA
- a CDS encoding NADH-quinone oxidoreductase subunit C yields MSAADDVTKLREAFGEKIWETVEFRGEHTVRVELGSLHDVLSKCRKDLGYEMILDISSLDHFGDDPRFEMVYEIATLDDSKHLRVKAKVGEDETVPSVTDVWVGADWHEREVWDMMGIPFTGHPNMKRILMWEGYPFFPLRKDFPLAGRPTDMPDVATTGVAPLEGGPFVTSPSVEDVAKREPRARVVE; encoded by the coding sequence ATGTCAGCAGCAGACGATGTCACCAAGCTCCGGGAAGCCTTCGGAGAAAAGATTTGGGAAACGGTGGAATTCCGTGGCGAGCACACGGTGCGGGTGGAGCTCGGCTCCCTGCACGATGTGCTGTCGAAATGCCGGAAGGATCTCGGTTACGAGATGATTCTGGATATTTCCAGCCTTGATCACTTTGGCGACGACCCACGGTTCGAAATGGTGTATGAGATCGCCACGCTGGATGACTCCAAGCACCTGCGCGTGAAGGCGAAGGTGGGCGAGGACGAGACCGTGCCATCGGTGACGGACGTATGGGTCGGCGCGGACTGGCATGAGCGCGAGGTGTGGGACATGATGGGCATTCCATTCACGGGTCACCCGAACATGAAGCGCATCCTCATGTGGGAAGGGTATCCGTTTTTCCCGTTGCGCAAGGATTTCCCGTTGGCGGGACGTCCCACCGACATGCCTGACGTGGCGACCACTGGGGTGGCTCCATTGGAAGGCGGTCCGTTTGTGACCAGCCCGAGCGTGGAGGATGTCGCCAAGCGGGAGCCACGGGCACGGGTGGTGGAGTAA
- the nuoB gene encoding NADH-quinone oxidoreductase subunit NuoB, with product MVSPSSSTLHTAYDSKIEGNVIITRVDAAINWMRKNSLWPMPMGLACCAIELMATASSRFDISRFGMEVMRFSPRQADVLIVSGTVTYKMALAVKRVWDQMPEPKWCIAMGACASSGGMYRSYAVLQGIDKLIPVDVYISGCPPRPEALIEGLMKLQRKIEGEESTMDQKKVFLEENA from the coding sequence ATGGTCAGCCCTTCTTCAAGCACTCTCCACACGGCCTACGATTCGAAGATCGAAGGAAATGTGATCATCACCCGCGTGGATGCCGCCATCAACTGGATGCGGAAGAACTCCTTGTGGCCCATGCCGATGGGACTCGCCTGTTGTGCCATCGAGCTGATGGCGACGGCGTCGAGCCGTTTCGACATCTCCCGCTTCGGGATGGAGGTCATGCGTTTCTCGCCGCGCCAGGCGGACGTTCTCATTGTTTCAGGCACTGTGACTTATAAGATGGCGCTCGCCGTGAAGCGGGTCTGGGATCAGATGCCGGAGCCGAAATGGTGCATCGCGATGGGTGCTTGTGCGTCTTCCGGCGGCATGTACCGCAGCTACGCGGTGCTCCAGGGAATCGACAAGCTCATCCCGGTGGACGTTTATATTTCCGGTTGTCCGCCACGGCCCGAGGCCCTCATCGAGGGGTTGATGAAACTCCAGCGGAAGATCGAGGGCGAGGAATCCACGATGGACCAGAAAAAAGTGTTCCTCGAGGAGAACGCCTGA
- the gluQRS gene encoding tRNA glutamyl-Q(34) synthetase GluQRS, translating to MRTRFAPSPTGRLHLGHVLAARVAHSLARKAEGIFLLRHEDIDGPRVREEFYEGIEEDLKWLGLDWDGEPLRQTGRIPAYETALHALKERNLVYPCFCTRREIQEEWARIGAAPQGPEAPVYPGTCRYLTEKSRREKVRSGIPYAWRLDADKAGVLTGPLTFHDLRFGEIPVDPKLLGDVVLARKDIGTAYHLAVVVDDAFQEITHVTRGEDLLSSTHVHRLLQELLDLPEPIYLHHELVVDENGNRLAKRNAALSIATLRERGMTPAEVLSMIKP from the coding sequence ATGCGCACCCGCTTCGCCCCAAGCCCCACCGGTCGCCTCCATCTGGGCCATGTGTTGGCCGCGAGGGTGGCTCACTCGCTCGCACGTAAGGCGGAGGGGATTTTCCTGCTGCGCCACGAAGACATCGACGGACCAAGGGTAAGAGAGGAGTTTTACGAAGGCATCGAGGAGGATTTGAAATGGCTCGGGCTGGACTGGGATGGAGAACCGCTGCGTCAGACCGGGCGTATCCCGGCATACGAGACGGCGCTGCATGCGCTCAAGGAAAGGAATCTGGTTTATCCCTGCTTCTGCACCCGGCGTGAAATCCAGGAAGAATGGGCACGCATCGGGGCCGCGCCGCAAGGGCCGGAGGCCCCTGTCTATCCCGGCACCTGCCGGTATCTGACGGAGAAATCGCGGCGGGAAAAAGTCCGCTCCGGCATTCCCTACGCGTGGCGTCTTGATGCGGACAAGGCCGGCGTGCTGACGGGTCCCCTCACCTTCCACGATCTCCGCTTCGGCGAAATACCGGTGGATCCCAAGCTGCTGGGCGATGTGGTGCTCGCCCGCAAGGACATCGGCACCGCATACCATCTTGCGGTGGTGGTGGACGACGCCTTTCAGGAAATCACCCACGTCACGCGCGGCGAGGACCTTCTTTCCTCGACCCATGTCCACCGGCTCCTGCAGGAGCTGTTGGATCTGCCGGAACCAATCTACCTCCACCACGAATTGGTCGTGGATGAAAACGGCAACCGCCTCGCGAAACGAAACGCCGCGCTATCGATCGCCACACTGCGCGAAAGAGGCATGACGCCAGCGGAGGTGCTTTCCATGATCAAACCGTGA
- a CDS encoding TSUP family transporter, whose amino-acid sequence MPPTTYIWLFLAGFGGGFIDAIAGGGGLITVPALLASGLPPQIALGTNKLQSSCGTALAVLRYARAGLMTTPWLRLAAIFSFFASMGGAYAVSLLNKDLLRQIIPWMLASVAIYTALNRKFGVHPGKTWIPPLVFAMAFGITLGFYDGFFGPGTGSFWTIGLVALLGMDLRHATGYTKAVNLASNLGSLGIFLAMGSVHFPAAGAMIAGQVFGARLGSGLVVRKGAAFIRPVFLCVVFVMTLKLMWDFWG is encoded by the coding sequence ATGCCTCCGACCACCTACATCTGGCTTTTTCTGGCAGGCTTCGGCGGCGGTTTCATCGACGCGATCGCCGGAGGCGGCGGTCTCATCACCGTGCCCGCGCTCCTGGCATCCGGCCTGCCGCCGCAGATCGCGCTCGGCACGAACAAACTCCAATCTTCATGCGGCACCGCCCTGGCCGTTCTCCGGTATGCGCGCGCCGGGCTCATGACAACTCCGTGGCTCCGGCTTGCGGCGATATTTTCATTTTTCGCCAGCATGGGAGGCGCCTACGCGGTGAGTCTGCTGAACAAGGATCTGCTGCGGCAGATCATCCCCTGGATGTTGGCCTCGGTCGCCATCTACACGGCGCTCAACCGGAAGTTCGGCGTTCATCCGGGGAAGACGTGGATTCCGCCACTGGTCTTCGCCATGGCATTTGGAATCACCTTGGGATTTTACGACGGATTCTTCGGCCCCGGGACCGGTTCGTTCTGGACCATCGGACTGGTCGCCTTGTTGGGAATGGACCTGCGCCACGCCACCGGCTACACCAAGGCGGTGAATCTCGCCAGCAACCTCGGATCGCTCGGAATTTTCCTCGCCATGGGGAGCGTCCATTTTCCCGCCGCCGGGGCGATGATCGCGGGACAGGTCTTCGGAGCCCGGCTGGGCTCGGGCCTGGTCGTCCGCAAGGGCGCGGCGTTCATCCGCCCGGTCTTTCTCTGTGTCGTCTTCGTGATGACTCTGAAACTGATGTGGGATTTCTGGGGATGA